A genomic region of Methanosarcina thermophila TM-1 contains the following coding sequences:
- a CDS encoding PFL family protein, which translates to MSFKHSGFYSPSNNEILETIQMVRMEHLDIRTVTMGINLRDCSHPDIEVFNENIYEKITTRAKDLVRTTDEIQRLYGIPIINKRISVTPIAIAAESCRSNDFVSIAKTMDEAAKDVQVDFIGGFSALVHKGVTAGDLKLINSIPEALADTEKVCSSVNLATTRTGINMDAVGLMGGIIKETAELTADKDGIGCAKLVTFANAPEDNPFMAGAFHGVGEPECVINVGVSGPGVVNAAINELENPNLTEISETIKKTAFKITRMGEMVGREVSRRLGVEFGILDLSLAPTPEIGDSVAAILEAMGLERCGAHGTTAALALLNDAVKKGGAMASSSVGGLSGAFIPVSEDAGMIEAVRAGALSLEKLEAMTSICSVGLDMIAVPGDTPASTISAIIADEMAIGVINRKTTAVRIIPAPGKGVGDSVEFGGLLGNAPIMPVSTFSSEVFVKRGGRIPAPIQSLTN; encoded by the coding sequence ATGTCATTTAAACATAGTGGGTTTTATTCGCCTTCCAACAACGAAATTCTGGAGACAATCCAGATGGTCAGGATGGAACATCTAGACATAAGAACCGTAACAATGGGTATCAACCTCAGGGATTGCAGCCATCCTGATATTGAAGTTTTCAATGAGAATATTTACGAAAAAATAACCACACGCGCAAAAGATCTTGTGCGCACAACAGACGAGATCCAGCGCCTCTATGGAATTCCGATAATCAATAAACGAATCTCAGTAACCCCTATAGCCATAGCAGCCGAAAGTTGCAGGTCTAACGATTTCGTATCCATTGCAAAGACCATGGATGAGGCTGCAAAAGATGTACAGGTGGATTTTATAGGAGGTTTTAGTGCCCTTGTCCATAAAGGCGTAACTGCTGGAGACCTGAAGCTTATCAATTCCATTCCGGAAGCCCTCGCAGATACGGAAAAGGTCTGCTCGTCTGTAAACCTTGCTACTACACGCACCGGTATTAATATGGATGCAGTCGGTCTGATGGGCGGCATAATAAAAGAGACTGCGGAGCTGACTGCGGATAAAGATGGGATAGGCTGTGCTAAACTTGTAACCTTTGCAAATGCCCCGGAAGATAATCCCTTTATGGCAGGAGCTTTTCATGGAGTAGGTGAACCCGAGTGCGTCATCAATGTTGGGGTCAGTGGGCCTGGCGTTGTGAATGCTGCAATTAACGAGCTTGAAAACCCGAATCTTACTGAGATTTCCGAGACCATCAAAAAGACAGCCTTTAAAATAACCCGTATGGGCGAAATGGTAGGCAGGGAAGTTTCACGAAGGCTTGGAGTTGAATTCGGGATTCTTGACCTTTCCCTTGCCCCGACACCCGAAATAGGGGACAGTGTTGCTGCAATTCTTGAGGCAATGGGACTTGAGCGATGCGGAGCCCATGGAACGACTGCAGCCCTTGCCCTCCTGAACGATGCCGTGAAAAAAGGCGGGGCAATGGCTTCTTCTTCGGTAGGCGGCCTGAGTGGGGCTTTTATTCCTGTCAGTGAAGACGCAGGTATGATTGAAGCCGTCAGGGCAGGAGCCCTCAGCCTGGAGAAGCTTGAAGCCATGACCAGTATCTGCTCAGTTGGTCTTGATATGATCGCAGTCCCAGGTGACACTCCTGCTTCCACCATATCGGCTATTATTGCCGATGAGATGGCAATAGGAGTAATAAATAGAAAGACCACCGCAGTCAGGATTATCCCTGCACCCGGGAAAGGAGTTGGGGATTCTGTTGAGTTCGGCGGGCTGCTTGGAAATGCCCCTATTATGCCAGTAAGCACTTTCAGTTCTGAGGTTTTCGTAAAACGGGGAGGAAGAATTCCAGCTCCAATCCAGTCACTTACGAACTGA
- a CDS encoding thiamine pyrophosphate-dependent enzyme yields the protein MKRTAPKSYITSGHSACPGCCDIFAAKFTLMGAGPNTIIVNPTGCLEVTTTPYPLTSWQVPWIHSLFENAAAVASGIEAGLKALGKKKDIKVIAIAGDGATMDIGFGAISGAFERGHDFTYICMDNEAYMNTGAQRSSGTPYDASTPTTPAGKASFGNPFPKKNMPAIMAAHGSPYVATTSIGYPRDMMRKVKKATEIVGPTYIHAHAPCTTGWGFDTSKTLEIAKLAVETCLWPLYEMENGEITQVRKIKDPRPVEEYLKTQKRFKHLFVMEGGEEEIRKIQAIADWNIKHFGLQ from the coding sequence ATGAAAAGAACTGCACCGAAATCTTATATTACTTCGGGACACAGTGCCTGTCCGGGCTGCTGTGATATTTTTGCTGCAAAATTCACACTCATGGGAGCAGGTCCCAACACCATTATTGTTAACCCGACAGGCTGCCTGGAGGTTACAACTACGCCATACCCATTGACATCATGGCAGGTTCCCTGGATCCATTCGCTTTTTGAGAATGCAGCTGCAGTAGCCTCAGGTATCGAAGCTGGTTTAAAAGCTCTCGGTAAAAAGAAAGATATTAAAGTTATAGCTATTGCAGGTGACGGTGCTACAATGGATATAGGTTTTGGGGCAATTTCTGGTGCGTTTGAGCGAGGACACGACTTCACCTACATCTGTATGGACAATGAAGCCTATATGAACACCGGAGCCCAGCGCAGCAGTGGGACCCCCTATGATGCCAGCACACCGACCACTCCAGCCGGGAAAGCTTCCTTTGGAAACCCATTCCCCAAAAAGAATATGCCTGCCATAATGGCAGCCCACGGCTCTCCGTATGTAGCCACAACCTCGATAGGCTACCCGAGGGACATGATGCGTAAGGTCAAGAAAGCTACCGAAATCGTTGGTCCTACCTACATCCACGCACACGCCCCCTGTACAACAGGCTGGGGTTTTGACACCTCAAAGACCCTTGAGATCGCCAAACTAGCAGTCGAAACCTGCCTCTGGCCCCTCTATGAGATGGAAAATGGGGAAATTACACAGGTCAGAAAAATCAAAGATCCGAGACCGGTAGAGGAATATCTTAAAACTCAGAAGAGGTTTAAACACCTTTTCGTAATGGAAGGTGGAGAAGAGGAGATCAGGAAGATTCAGGCGATAGCAGACTGGAACATAAAGCATTTCGGGCTTCAGTGA
- a CDS encoding phosphoribosyltransferase — translation MLEKKMQAQQPRCQAENDSFRCELISFNEVLRLSKILARKIKASGYKPDLIVAIGRGGYVPGRLISDFLLFDDLTSLKIEHYTRAANIREEVRIKFPIPVDITGKKS, via the coding sequence ATGCTGGAAAAGAAAATGCAGGCTCAGCAGCCCCGGTGCCAGGCAGAAAATGATTCATTCAGGTGTGAGCTTATAAGCTTTAATGAAGTCCTGCGGCTCTCAAAAATTCTGGCGCGAAAAATCAAAGCTTCAGGTTATAAGCCTGACCTGATTGTAGCAATCGGGAGAGGAGGTTATGTTCCCGGAAGGCTAATTTCCGATTTTTTGCTTTTTGATGATTTAACCTCATTGAAGATCGAGCATTACACACGAGCTGCAAACATACGGGAAGAGGTAAGGATAAAATTCCCTATTCCTGTAGATATAACCGGAAAAAAATCCTGA
- a CDS encoding phosphoribosyltransferase, protein MVDDVTDTGETLNLAVSYALSLKPTSVMTAVLQHKTCSAFTPDFYAQKIIKWRWIIYPWARYEDLAGFAEKSSRTEPLTLSNH, encoded by the coding sequence ATTGTCGATGATGTAACCGATACCGGCGAGACTCTCAACCTTGCAGTAAGTTACGCTCTGAGCCTGAAACCCACAAGTGTCATGACTGCAGTTCTTCAGCATAAAACCTGCTCAGCTTTCACACCTGATTTTTACGCCCAAAAAATCATTAAATGGCGCTGGATCATTTACCCCTGGGCAAGATATGAAGATTTAGCAGGGTTTGCAGAAAAATCATCCAGGACAGAACCCTTGACTCTCTCAAATCATTAA
- a CDS encoding metallophosphoesterase family protein — protein MHYSDAYFVPGIADSMVDSINRLGPDFVVITGDLTENGFSAEYDGVKQFIDRIECENKILVPGNHDSKNAGYLHFEDLFKDRFFSRSFRNVTVVGADSSQPDLDEGHIGRENYGWIKEAFTTGKDFKIFALHHHLVPIPLAGRENTVLVDAGDILELLNRCKVNLVLCGHCHIPWVWNLNNMLVVNAGTFCSSKIRGKTTQCYNLIQADSESSDGDWKVRVSRVFSKGDLELVTETVM, from the coding sequence ATTCACTATTCAGATGCGTATTTTGTCCCGGGAATCGCAGATTCTATGGTTGACAGCATAAACCGGTTAGGACCGGATTTCGTTGTGATTACAGGCGACCTGACTGAGAATGGATTTTCTGCGGAATATGATGGAGTAAAGCAATTCATTGACAGGATTGAATGCGAAAATAAAATCCTTGTCCCTGGTAACCATGATTCGAAGAACGCAGGGTACCTCCACTTTGAAGATCTTTTTAAGGATCGGTTCTTTTCACGGAGTTTCAGAAACGTTACTGTCGTAGGAGCTGACTCTTCACAGCCTGACCTTGACGAAGGGCACATCGGCAGGGAAAACTACGGCTGGATCAAGGAAGCTTTTACTACAGGCAAAGACTTCAAGATTTTTGCCCTGCACCATCATCTTGTGCCCATACCTCTTGCAGGCAGGGAAAATACCGTCCTTGTAGATGCAGGAGACATTCTTGAACTTCTGAATCGATGTAAGGTTAATCTTGTCCTCTGCGGGCACTGCCACATTCCCTGGGTCTGGAATCTCAATAATATGCTTGTGGTAAACGCAGGCACGTTCTGTTCCTCCAAAATCAGAGGAAAGACCACGCAGTGTTATAACCTGATCCAGGCTGACAGCGAGAGTTCAGATGGAGACTGGAAAGTCAGGGTATCCAGAGTTTTCTCAAAGGGAGATCTGGAGCTGGTTACTGAAACGGTAATGTAA
- the aspS gene encoding aspartate--tRNA(Asn) ligase has translation MSLAKLRTHYTADIKPGKVDNGQKITLAGWVHEVRDLGGICFVVLRDREGKAQVTLVKKKVDKELFNAARRLVRESVISVTGSVKFEEKAPNGYELLPDEITVLNVADSPLPMDTTGKVEAELDTRLDSRFIDLRRAETTAIFKIRHQALQAIRKYFVENGFIETATPKVVATATEGGTALFPITYFDREAFLNQSPQLFKQILMSGGLDRVFEIGPIFRAEEHDTRRHLNEATSIDIEVSFADHFDVMEILENLVAYVYTQVIEKCTSSLETLEVELKVPKTPFLKLTYDEVIEIVNARSEEKMHWGDDLSTLGEHVVGDYVYETTEESHYFIIDWPTEIKPFYAMPYEDRPEYSKSFDMMHRTMELSSGAQRIHIPDLLKIRIESQGLNPEGFEFYLKAFRYGMPPHAGWGMGCERFIMTMLGTENIRDTVLFPRDRRRLSP, from the coding sequence ATGTCATTAGCAAAACTAAGAACACATTATACAGCCGATATCAAGCCTGGAAAGGTTGATAACGGTCAGAAAATTACTCTGGCTGGGTGGGTCCACGAGGTAAGAGACCTCGGAGGGATCTGTTTTGTAGTGCTCCGAGACCGGGAAGGAAAGGCACAGGTCACCCTTGTAAAGAAGAAAGTTGATAAAGAGCTGTTTAACGCTGCAAGAAGGCTTGTTCGCGAATCAGTGATTTCAGTAACTGGCTCAGTTAAATTTGAAGAAAAGGCTCCAAACGGATATGAGCTGCTTCCTGACGAGATCACTGTCCTGAATGTTGCAGATTCTCCCCTGCCAATGGATACTACAGGCAAGGTGGAGGCTGAGCTTGATACCAGGCTGGATTCAAGATTTATCGACCTGAGAAGAGCCGAAACAACTGCAATCTTCAAGATAAGACACCAGGCTCTCCAGGCAATCAGGAAATACTTTGTAGAAAACGGATTTATCGAGACCGCAACCCCCAAGGTCGTAGCGACTGCGACTGAGGGTGGTACAGCACTTTTCCCTATTACCTACTTTGATAGGGAAGCTTTTTTGAACCAAAGTCCCCAGCTCTTCAAGCAAATTCTTATGAGCGGCGGTCTTGATAGGGTCTTTGAGATTGGTCCCATTTTCAGGGCAGAAGAACATGATACCCGCAGGCACCTGAACGAGGCTACTTCTATCGATATAGAGGTCAGTTTCGCAGACCATTTCGATGTAATGGAAATTTTAGAGAACCTTGTAGCTTATGTTTACACTCAGGTTATTGAGAAGTGTACGTCCTCCCTTGAGACACTTGAGGTTGAACTGAAAGTTCCGAAAACTCCTTTCCTCAAGCTTACTTATGATGAAGTAATCGAGATTGTAAATGCCCGCTCGGAAGAGAAAATGCATTGGGGAGATGATCTCAGCACGCTCGGAGAGCATGTTGTGGGTGATTATGTTTACGAAACCACAGAGGAATCACACTATTTCATTATTGACTGGCCAACTGAGATTAAACCATTCTATGCCATGCCTTATGAAGACAGACCAGAGTACAGCAAGTCTTTTGATATGATGCACCGAACAATGGAACTGTCTTCAGGAGCCCAGCGTATCCATATCCCTGACCTGCTTAAGATCCGAATAGAATCACAGGGTCTGAATCCTGAGGGTTTCGAGTTCTACCTGAAGGCTTTCAGATACGGAATGCCTCCACATGCAGGCTGGGGTATGGGCTGTGAAAGGTTTATCATGACCATGCTCGGAACCGAAAATATCAGGGATACCGTACTCTTCCCCAGGGATAGAAGAAGACTTTCTCCCTGA
- the rpiA gene encoding ribose 5-phosphate isomerase A, protein MAVRNISTDSPEKRAAGVAASRIVESRMVVGLGTGSTVAYTIKELGRRIREEGLEILGVVTSYQSEMLAIEAGIPLTTLAQHPELDIAIDGVDQIDSRLYAIKGGGAAHTREKIVSSSSKRFVVVADESKTSKQLDKTVPIEVLPFAKTLVVKKIKELGGKPELRSALRKDGPVITDNGNFILDVDFGVINDPENLALQLSSIPGVVEHGIFSNVDELYIGKKDESVEIIRR, encoded by the coding sequence ATGGCAGTAAGAAACATTTCCACCGATTCCCCGGAAAAACGTGCAGCAGGTGTTGCTGCTTCCAGGATAGTGGAATCGAGAATGGTTGTGGGGCTTGGAACAGGCTCGACAGTTGCATATACTATAAAAGAACTTGGCAGGAGGATCAGGGAAGAGGGGCTTGAAATTCTGGGTGTTGTCACCTCATACCAGTCGGAGATGCTTGCTATAGAAGCTGGCATCCCTCTAACAACCCTTGCCCAGCACCCTGAACTGGATATTGCTATTGACGGAGTAGATCAGATCGATTCCAGGCTTTACGCAATCAAGGGTGGAGGAGCTGCTCACACCCGGGAAAAAATAGTATCGTCATCTTCAAAACGTTTCGTGGTCGTAGCCGATGAGTCAAAAACAAGTAAGCAGCTTGATAAAACCGTACCTATCGAGGTTTTACCTTTTGCAAAGACCCTTGTGGTTAAGAAGATAAAGGAACTGGGAGGAAAACCCGAGCTGAGGTCTGCTTTAAGAAAAGATGGACCCGTGATAACCGATAATGGAAACTTTATACTTGATGTTGATTTCGGTGTAATAAACGATCCTGAAAACCTTGCTCTCCAACTATCTTCAATTCCTGGAGTTGTAGAACATGGGATATTTTCTAATGTGGATGAACTCTATATCGGGAAAAAAGACGAATCAGTGGAGATAATAAGGAGATAA
- the thsA gene encoding thermosome subunit alpha: protein MERSGQPIIIVDPRKERTKGREALSMNIAAAKAVASIVRSTLGPRGMDKMLINPIGDITITNDGATILHDMSIEHPAAKMVVEVAESLESSAGDGTTSAVVLTGSLLEKAESLIESGVHPTAVIKGYRLAAEKAIELFDNMAIPVDESKKDLLIEVARTSITGKASEKYKRMIAELCVNAALAIRERGIIDLKDVIIAKDVGGKIEETEFVEGIVIDKVALDREFPLKIENPKIALIDTSMEIAKTANKAKIQINTYSDIENFVKQEEESLYEMADHIIQAGANAVFCSKGMDDKVAAYLQNRGVYATRRVKNEDMQHLVDATGGKPVRNIKELTEKELGHAGLLEQVRDGDQGKTYLRDCKGAKSVSIVIRGATEHVVDNLERAIDDALWVVKCAVEDGKVVAGGGASEVEVALGLRAYASSIGGREQMAVKAFADALEEIPRTIARNAGLDTINAIINLRAKHAENKNAGLNVNTGAAEDMLEKGIIDPLRVKINAVKAGSEAAEMVLRVDDMLRAQRSEMPEVKPEHRASTYDGMTPPQIDMRR from the coding sequence ATGGAAAGAAGTGGCCAGCCAATCATAATAGTAGATCCTAGAAAAGAGCGAACAAAGGGAAGAGAAGCGCTCAGCATGAATATTGCGGCTGCAAAGGCAGTGGCCAGTATAGTCAGGAGCACACTCGGACCGAGAGGAATGGACAAGATGCTTATCAATCCCATCGGGGATATAACAATTACAAACGACGGTGCAACTATTTTACACGATATGTCCATTGAGCATCCGGCAGCCAAGATGGTGGTGGAAGTTGCTGAATCACTTGAAAGCTCAGCCGGGGATGGGACTACAAGTGCTGTCGTGCTCACAGGCAGTCTGCTGGAAAAGGCAGAGAGCCTTATTGAGAGTGGAGTGCACCCGACAGCTGTTATTAAAGGATACAGGCTTGCAGCCGAGAAAGCTATCGAGCTTTTTGATAACATGGCGATCCCAGTTGACGAGAGCAAAAAAGACTTGCTTATAGAGGTTGCCAGAACTTCTATTACGGGGAAAGCTTCTGAAAAATATAAACGCATGATTGCGGAACTTTGTGTGAATGCCGCACTCGCTATTCGCGAGAGAGGAATAATCGACCTCAAAGACGTCATTATTGCAAAAGATGTTGGCGGCAAAATTGAAGAAACCGAGTTTGTCGAAGGCATTGTAATAGATAAGGTTGCTCTGGACAGAGAATTCCCTCTGAAGATAGAGAATCCAAAGATTGCCCTCATCGATACATCAATGGAAATTGCCAAGACCGCAAACAAAGCAAAAATTCAGATAAACACGTATAGCGATATTGAGAATTTCGTAAAGCAGGAAGAAGAATCTCTATACGAAATGGCAGACCATATTATTCAAGCAGGCGCAAATGCGGTTTTCTGTTCCAAGGGCATGGATGACAAGGTCGCAGCCTATCTACAAAACCGGGGAGTTTATGCAACCCGCAGGGTTAAGAATGAGGATATGCAGCACCTTGTAGATGCTACAGGCGGAAAACCTGTCCGCAATATCAAGGAACTGACCGAAAAAGAACTTGGTCACGCAGGGCTTCTTGAACAGGTCAGGGATGGCGACCAGGGTAAAACCTACCTAAGGGACTGCAAGGGTGCAAAATCTGTATCGATTGTCATCAGGGGTGCTACCGAGCATGTAGTTGATAACCTTGAACGCGCAATTGATGACGCCCTCTGGGTAGTGAAATGTGCGGTAGAAGATGGCAAGGTTGTTGCAGGCGGCGGTGCATCTGAGGTCGAAGTTGCACTCGGGCTTCGCGCATATGCCTCCAGCATCGGCGGGCGGGAACAGATGGCAGTAAAGGCTTTTGCCGACGCTCTTGAAGAAATCCCCAGGACAATTGCCAGAAACGCAGGTTTGGACACTATCAACGCAATAATAAACCTCAGGGCAAAGCACGCCGAAAACAAAAACGCTGGTCTGAACGTCAATACAGGTGCTGCCGAAGATATGCTCGAAAAAGGCATAATTGATCCTCTAAGGGTTAAGATCAACGCCGTCAAAGCCGGATCAGAAGCCGCAGAAATGGTACTGCGTGTTGATGATATGCTCCGAGCCCAGCGCTCTGAAATGCCTGAAGTCAAACCCGAACACAGGGCAAGCACCTACGACGGCATGACACCCCCGCAGATTGACATGCGCAGGTAA
- a CDS encoding tetratricopeptide repeat protein: protein MYTPGKIKDEIEKVEGNTINVIILDSPPITDDKDAVQKGKKTGAHLVIYGGDHRVVTGETITEFYIISTNTSSTTPLFLDVNSSKKAIPILYSDKSIRLESVKQNVSSAVYTALAFEYYRKSQYASAIKMFKHIVNYENEKTILFYIGNCYCELSNFDGSVPNKFLINESLLNESLVYYYKTIEIDCNYSLAWNNIGYVLEELGNHDEALKAYDKAIQLDPNNSIAWDNKGCTLDSLSRYDEAINAFDKAIQLDPSNSFAWNNKGSALYSLGKYDEAIDAYDKAIQLDPNNSIAWYKRACVFSLINDKEQAMSDLKYAIELNSSYKEISRNDSYFEKLWTDEEFKKLVNNTK, encoded by the coding sequence ATGTATACTCCGGGTAAAATTAAGGACGAAATTGAAAAAGTTGAGGGGAATACAATAAATGTTATAATTCTGGATTCACCTCCAATAACTGATGATAAAGACGCAGTACAGAAAGGGAAAAAAACTGGAGCCCATCTTGTTATTTACGGAGGGGATCATAGGGTTGTTACAGGTGAAACCATTACAGAATTTTATATAATATCCACAAATACATCTTCTACAACACCATTATTCCTGGATGTTAATAGTAGTAAAAAAGCAATTCCTATCTTATATTCCGACAAATCAATTCGGCTTGAATCAGTAAAGCAAAATGTATCCTCTGCCGTATATACAGCTCTTGCATTCGAATACTATAGAAAATCTCAATATGCATCTGCAATTAAAATGTTTAAACACATTGTAAATTATGAAAATGAAAAAACTATTTTATTTTATATTGGGAACTGTTATTGTGAGCTTAGTAATTTTGATGGAAGCGTACCTAATAAATTCCTGATTAATGAAAGTCTGCTAAATGAGAGCTTAGTATACTATTATAAAACTATTGAAATTGATTGCAATTATTCACTTGCTTGGAATAACATAGGATATGTTCTTGAAGAGTTGGGCAATCATGATGAAGCACTAAAAGCCTATGATAAAGCCATTCAGCTTGATCCTAACAATTCAATTGCTTGGGATAACAAAGGATGCACTCTCGATAGCTTAAGTAGGTATGATGAAGCAATAAATGCCTTTGATAAAGCCATTCAGCTTGATCCGAGCAATTCATTTGCTTGGAATAATAAAGGAAGCGCTCTCTATAGTTTAGGTAAGTATGATGAAGCAATAGATGCCTATGATAAAGCCATTCAGCTTGATCCTAACAATTCAATTGCTTGGTATAAGCGAGCATGTGTTTTTTCACTTATCAATGACAAGGAGCAAGCAATGTCTGATTTAAAGTACGCAATTGAGCTTAACTCATCGTACAAAGAAATCTCAAGAAACGATAGTTATTTTGAAAAATTATGGACAGATGAAGAGTTCAAAAAACTAGTGAATAACACTAAATAA
- a CDS encoding DUF2119 domain-containing protein produces the protein MTFNGIEGSEDPFPAKREYIKTPDSHPDAEIRIYGSGKPVRLFVAGLHGNEWKDTAELLENIKPPKTGTLALIPVVNRGKYVSTLTSGYYTGPGKKILKAIEELKPEIYLELHSYSSQNLEKLAGKNRLELIGVPAYSILKDGVLLGSVSPWIRRKYFPKEALCLSLELQKGSVESMKFAARMLEILKEIQSRDEFIEFMKKEFPAQAKKAIEDYRQFYGEI, from the coding sequence ATGACTTTTAATGGAATAGAGGGTTCAGAAGATCCCTTTCCTGCAAAGCGCGAATATATAAAAACGCCAGACTCGCACCCGGATGCCGAGATTAGAATTTACGGCAGCGGAAAGCCAGTCAGGCTCTTTGTTGCGGGTCTGCACGGGAACGAGTGGAAAGATACAGCTGAACTCCTGGAGAATATAAAACCTCCAAAAACTGGCACTCTTGCCTTAATTCCAGTTGTAAACCGTGGAAAGTACGTCTCAACCCTGACCTCGGGTTATTATACAGGGCCCGGAAAGAAAATCCTCAAGGCTATTGAAGAACTGAAACCCGAGATCTATCTTGAACTTCACTCATATTCCAGCCAGAACCTTGAAAAGCTTGCTGGAAAAAACAGACTTGAACTCATAGGGGTGCCTGCCTACAGCATTCTGAAAGACGGCGTGCTTCTTGGCTCGGTTTCTCCATGGATCAGGAGGAAGTACTTTCCAAAAGAAGCCCTCTGTCTCTCTCTTGAATTACAGAAAGGAAGTGTTGAATCGATGAAATTTGCCGCCCGCATGCTTGAAATCCTGAAGGAAATTCAATCAAGAGATGAGTTTATAGAATTTATGAAAAAAGAATTTCCTGCACAGGCTAAAAAAGCAATTGAGGATTACAGGCAGTTTTACGGGGAAATTTGA
- a CDS encoding S4 domain-containing protein, which produces MRLDAYLVDMGYFKSRGRAKAAIIAGNVKVNGTVVTKVSRDVSTEDVIEVTEGLDQPQGYFKLKFIQEKSGILKPGDRVLDLGSSAGGFLLYASEIAGNVKGIEFSRNFRSELGKIAHERENVEVTFGDVFTMPLNLFSEEPVDVILSDMTLEPEDSVKALSRVLPLLRPGGKLLQVIKIPKRKDPKPILSKIENLGLEIQQVINSEKQEIYVIARKPLPEEEKMSE; this is translated from the coding sequence ATGAGACTGGATGCATACCTTGTGGATATGGGCTATTTCAAATCAAGGGGGAGAGCCAAAGCTGCTATCATTGCCGGAAATGTTAAGGTTAATGGAACGGTGGTAACAAAGGTCTCCAGAGATGTTTCTACTGAGGATGTTATTGAGGTTACCGAGGGGCTGGATCAGCCTCAGGGATATTTCAAGCTCAAGTTTATTCAGGAGAAAAGCGGGATTCTTAAACCCGGGGATAGGGTGCTTGATCTTGGGTCCAGCGCAGGTGGATTTCTCCTCTATGCTTCGGAAATTGCTGGAAACGTGAAAGGCATTGAGTTCAGCAGGAATTTCAGGAGTGAGCTTGGGAAAATCGCACACGAGAGGGAAAATGTCGAGGTGACATTCGGAGATGTTTTTACTATGCCTCTGAACTTATTCTCAGAAGAACCTGTGGATGTTATTCTTTCAGATATGACCCTTGAACCTGAAGATTCGGTCAAGGCTCTTTCGAGAGTGCTGCCTCTGCTGAGACCCGGAGGAAAGCTGCTTCAGGTTATCAAAATCCCAAAGCGAAAGGACCCAAAACCCATCCTTAGTAAAATAGAGAATCTCGGGCTTGAAATTCAGCAGGTCATCAATTCCGAAAAACAGGAGATTTATGTAATCGCAAGAAAGCCCCTACCCGAAGAAGAAAAGATGTCTGAATAA
- a CDS encoding PKD domain-containing protein codes for MLPVANFSSNVTEGYVSLSVQFTDLSENATSVNWDFGDGNYSTEQNPVHTYFAAGNYTVNLTAVNENGTSSMIANITVLEKPVSQWDFSPKEPASGDVLNIKGGIFREKKSTYL; via the coding sequence GTGCTGCCTGTAGCAAACTTCAGCAGCAATGTCACAGAGGGTTATGTTTCTCTATCGGTACAGTTTACAGATCTGTCAGAAAATGCGACTTCTGTAAATTGGGACTTTGGAGACGGAAATTATTCAACCGAGCAAAATCCAGTGCATACTTATTTTGCAGCAGGAAACTATACTGTTAATCTAACTGCAGTTAATGAAAACGGCACAAGTTCAATGATCGCAAACATAACGGTTCTGGAAAAACCTGTTAGCCAATGGGATTTTTCCCCTAAGGAACCTGCTTCCGGGGATGTACTCAATATAAAAGGGGGTATTTTCCGGGAGAAAAAGTCGACATATCTGTAA